Within Coregonus clupeaformis isolate EN_2021a chromosome 20, ASM2061545v1, whole genome shotgun sequence, the genomic segment ggccatcaggcggcagaaggcgagcgccgatcaccaccgtagtgaggctccggtgtatgcaccgggagatggggtctggctctcgacccgaaacctgccccttcgcctgccctgccggaagctgggtcggcggtttgtggggccatttaaagtcctgaggagattgaacgaggtatgctatagattacaactgccaattaattaccgcattaacccctcgttccatgtgtctctcctcaggccggtggtagctggtccactccaggagagtgaggtacgagaggttcctccgcccccattggacatcgagggggctccggcgtactcagtccgttccatcttggattcgaggcgtcggatggggggcctgcagtacctcgtggagtgggaggggtacggtccggaggaacggtgctgggtccctaggagggacatcctagacccctccatgctgagggatttccaccggagtcatccgactcgccctgctccgcgtcctcctggccgtccccgaggccggagccgcgcgtcaaggggggggtactgtcacggatttagccgaggctgctcctcctccttgctcgggcaggcttcggcgttcatcgtccccggagtactagctgccaccgatctaggtttcagcaatcatctagattggtctgctttgcgtacacctgtttcccattagtgttgatggtttccctttataacccctgtctgtcattcgtttgttgtgtgtgattgttctccgtttgttttcggcaggactgtgtattgtgattattgttcctccctgttttggaggttttgttgttttgtacttttcattacgtttattagtaaagtacatctgccagtctctcagtgtcctgcgcttgacttcgttcaccccatacacgtttatcctgacagtgtgtgtgtgtatgcgaccaataacatttgatttgtatATGTTGTGTGACTGACTGACCTCTACAGCCCGTGTGGCCCTGGTGGAGCTCTGGCGGATGTGGAAGAGGCGTGTGGAGCCCACCCTGCTCTGGCCCCCCTTACGGGACGTCCCCCCCAGGTGGATCACCATGGGCTTCCCCTTGAACAGACTCATCAGGTGGGCCGGCTCCTGGCCCTGAGTCACCCgcacctggaggagagaggaggagatgagacacTTCAGCACATCCGTCAAACCATAGAATAGGATCGACACACACACAAGAGGCTGGAACCTGCACAGGGTCAGCCACAGAGCAGCGCCTCTGGAGCCTTCACCAGTCCAACCATTTAAGTCAAGACGATGATATACAGAGAACCCCTTTTTATTACATATGTGATGTGATTAAATCAGATATATCTGTTCTGAATAGTGTCTGTATTAGTATTTTACCTGGACAGGAGACCCTCCCATGGAGTCGTCCAGCCTGACAGTCAGGAAGGCGGAGGCAGCCAGCTCATCCTGAGTACACTTCAGCCCCTGCctgcaatcaattaatcaatcaatcttATAGGGATATGAATAGGGAAAAACACAGAGAATGGATGTGCTCCTGCCTCCTGCAGAGCTAGGCCTATAGCTTACACCTGATTATGTCTCCCTCTTGTGGCAACATGGTGAACAACACTCACCAGGTGTAGATGATGTGCTGCTCCCTGCCTCCCAGGCGGTAGCTGTACAGGACCAGGTAGCAGTCACCTCCATAGAACTGACCATAGCTGGAAGGGTCCACTGGCACCTGGTCACCATCCTCCACACGCCACACCTGAGGAGGAGACCCATCGCCTTTATGTTacgacatacactgagtgtacaaaacattaagaacaccttcctaatatagagttgcacccccacttttgccctcagaacagcctcaattcgtcagggcatggactctacaaggtgtcgaaagcgttccacagggatgctggcccatgctgaCTCTAGTGCTTCGTcaaggatgtcctttgggtggtggatcattcttgatacacatgggaaactgaaaaacccagcagcgttgcagttcttgacacaaaccggtgcgcctggcacctactaccattccccgttcaaaggcaattaaatcttgtcttgcccattcaccctctgaatggcacacatacacaatccatgtctcaattgtctcaaggcttaaacgtccttctttaacctgtctcctccccttcatctacactgatttaagtggatttaacaggtgacatctataatggataatagctttcacctggattcacctggtcagtctgtcatggaaaggtgttcttaatgttttgtatactcagtgtagtgagTCTACATCTATGAACATTTATGTGATGTAAAAATGAAGggggggagggaatcaaccaggTTACAGGAGTGCTCCACATCCCACCTGCAGAAATAGCCTGGCAGCTGGCAGAGAGAGGTGGCAGGACACCAGAACTGAAACCCAACAAGCCtttcatttaataaataaaacccaatgttcataatgttttgtacactcagtgtacttcTCCCAGTGTGTCATGTTCTACATTAAAAACACCAGGAGTAGTAGAGTTAGATCAGTGTTTCccgaacctctcctccagtacctatGCAGTAgatacatttcagttgaatgcattcagttgtacaactgactaggtatcccctttaccTTTCCCTTTCACAGCCACTTGTTTGATATAGTCCTGAGTTAGATCTTCGTATGTCATCACTAGTATCTTCCAGCCGTACCTGAACCTTCCCGGATCCGTCATCCACCATGCCGTGCTGGGCTGCCATGGTCTTGTTGGTGTGCAGGGCGGAGGAGTCGAATGGGACCTGCGCCACCCTGGCGATACGCCCCAAGCTGTAGGCCTGGCCTGGGCCCGTGGTCTGGTCCTTATCCTTCCAGTTACAGAAGAACTGCTTGAACAGGGTGGTCTCACCTCCGCCCGGCAACACCTGGACctatagaatacagtagagtagacatcAAAGGACTTGATCAATCCACAGATCTGAGAGGATGTTGATGGGATTTGGAGTGGTTGCTGTCATGGAATGCCATTCCCCTTATGTATGGAAAATGCCAGACCGGCGGGATTAACATGTGTTCTTCCAGAGTTGGTGGTGTTACCACTTCAGACTAACTTCCCAAACATGGGTACAACTTCAGAATATTCAAGGCAGCAGTAGTGACGGGGAAGCCGTTTGCTATAAAGTTACCTGGGTGTGTCTGGGGTACTTCTTCTCCTTGATGAACTGCTCTGCGGCCTTCATGGCAGCATTGCGTTCAGCTGTGTTGGCACTAGGTCCTTTCCAGATGAAGATCTTGGTGTCCACTCCATTGTCCAGAATGTAACACTCACTGGGGGAGAGCATTTCTTGTTTGAAGGGGCAGGTCTGGGCCACCACTGACGCCTTCATGGAGCCTGCCGCATCAGAGATCTACAACACAATACACATATTTATTCATCAATATTATACAGCGACAACGGAAATTGATCATTTTGCTGTCACAGTACCCAGCGccatcacacaacacacacacgtcAGACTGGGAGCATCACAAGGCTGCAAATCTTTACCATGTAGAGAGCTCCCTTCTTCTGGTTGGATCTATCGACAGACTCGTCATCAGGGCTTCCTGCAGGGATGTTGGGTTTGGGCCCTAGAGCCTAAAAATAAACACAATCACAACAATGCTTCCTGTCGTCAATAAGGGGAAATAAGTCATAGACAAGTTTATCAGCTCTGCCTATGAAGTCCCAGTGCACTAATCTAAGGTTCCAGCATTGCATAAAATACCTTGTATAGAGTTTGTGACCACCATGACTAGGAACAACTTACCCTTTAAATGCTTTGAATGAGATAAGGTCGTACTGCAATGACTTAGCGTGCCCAGAGAGAATAACAATGCCAGATGTCAGTAACCATCCCTCCCAATATTCTCTGACCCTTCCAATGTTACAGGGTCAAGAAGTGGTGGTGAAGGTGACTCACATCGCTGACAGCCTGTGGCTATCCTCCCTCCTCGatcatctgtttgtgtgtgtgtgtgtgagtgactcaCGTCGATGACAGCCAGtggctctcctccctcctcaaccATCTGCAGCGTGGCACGGCCATTCCTCTCGTTGTCACGGACATCGATGGCCACCTGGGATGCCTTCAGACGCTCGAAGTGGTTGCACTCACTGCCACACCACTGGAAGATGTCCTGAGAATAGAAACAAAAGTTGTCTGAATGGCCATGACTCAGCCTAAGGGTAAGGAAAGAGACTCTTGCCTCTGAATATAAatacaatatataataatatatgccatttagcagatgcttttatccaaagcgacttgcgtgcatacattttacatatgggtggccccagGAACTACTATTTATGCAttggggagagtggggtaagttgagccaaaggggtaagttaAGCCACCCTTGTTTATAGGAAACCATACAGAAAATTTATCATTTagccaaatatttaggaagaggtcatcatttcatggagcctgtgaaggaagaaaccacatggaaaaagtggtaagcaagttaggtccaacaAACTGATTTTCAAATTATTAttttgtgttagaggtttcatgatgcttgtatctaaaccaaagtagatacttttaagattgttctatacatcagttggggtctctataagcttcaataaacctagcatgaaagtgcattcttgtagctgtgtgggctaatttggtaaaaatgtttgccttggggtacgttgagccaatggcaagttgagcaaattgaagtgtttcttcccaggcgtaatgcaaggcattatctctgggatatgaggtaacaacaggtcctggcctatgttaaaagtgtttgttaggtgttaagtcTGTATTACAATatgcttaaaatgattaaaagacaaaaaaacaattgTGAttgtattgaattgtgtttgggaaaaaagctagacatggttttaaaaaggtagtggtaataattcattcagtacagaaatatGTAGTTGGCTTAACTAACCCCATACCCGGGGTaaattgtgccaagagaccactttttctggacaagctatgttttcaagaCGGTAAAGTTTACAGGATTTCTGTTTATTCCCAGGGATACAGActatcctgaaatatatgtagatatctttgttagacaGAATACTATATTTgccttgacggagtgatgctgaaaGTAAAAATaatctcaacttaccccactctcccctacttaTGCATGCTCATGCATGATCCACAAAATAACAACTGGGGTATTTTACAACCCTCTCCTTTTTTGGAGCCGTCATCACCCCCATTACACATATGCAAACATTGTGCATGTGGAATCATTGTGTTTCTGCCTATGTGACAATCCCCCTATGTAGCATTGGCCAAGTTCAACACATGTGGGTCTGGTTGAGGAGACTTAGTAACATATCATCAATTAGCTTAGTCACCGGTACGCTATCCCAGCCTCACCTTTCCCAGGTCAATGATGAAGCAGTCTCCTCTGTTGAAGCTGGACCAGGACATGTCTACCTCTGTGGCCCTGATGGTCCTGCGGCCCTTGATGTGCAGCAGACGCTTGACGTTCATGTCGTTGGTCACCACGTGCTGGAAGCCAGAGGCCACCCCACCTTGCTGAAGGACAGAGAATGGAAATACTGTGTCAGGTTAACGAAGCTAACAATAATACATTTATACGTTTATAagaagtttatatatatatatatatatatatatatatatatatatatatatatatatatgttacatACTGCATGTTAAACTCCAACTTCATTGTGAGTAACTTTGTCCAGAGTAGTAAGTAAACATTAATTCCAATGCTTCCTATACTTTCCAATCCAGAAGTCAATATAAAATCTTGCCAGACATGCAGCCATTTGGCTTTCTGGAATTATACCCAGATGTATCCTCCCTTAGCCTGTCCAccatttcaaactctccatggcAACCCTCTTTGGAAAACTTTATCCAATGTAGAAGCTAAAACTTAAAGACACACAGTACTATAAATAGCACAGTTAGCTTTTCAGCAAATCCCTCTTTTGTGCATGTACAGCTTCAAATCTGTGCAACATGTGTCATTACTCATTAGTATTTCAATACTTTGATGGGTGTGTTGCTGTTGGGGTTGTTCTCACTAGAGTATTGATTAATACACCTTTGACCATCCTTTAACCGGACGCTGGTAATCAATAGCTGTGAAATTGAATCTCATTAGTCAACAAGTTAAAATGGGACTCTACTCTACTTATCAATACTTAACCTAATAATgagaaacccacacacattctTTCTGATAATGACCCTTCCCTTCAATGCATTGGGGTTCAATGTCATTGACAAACACAGATAAGTATAGTAGTGGGCTGTATAACAACAGAGTAAGCATCTAAGTGCTGGAAAGGGAAACCAAAACTATACTGGGGTTGTCATGCGAAATACAGTGAGACCttcagtcaaatcaaatcaaatcaaatcttcaGTCATTTTTAAAAGGATGTACAgtactgtatttgtatttattacggatccccattagctgatgccaaggcagctgctactcttcctggggtccaaacacattaaggcacttgcattacatataaaacaaaacatacagtggagaaaaaaagtatttagtcagccaccaattgtgcaagttctcccacttaaaaagatgagagaggcctgtaattttcatcataggtacacgtcaactatgacagacaaattgaggaaaaaaaatccagaaaatcacattgtaggctttttaatgaatttatttgcaaattatggtggaaaataagtatttggtcacctacaaacaagcaagatttctggctctcacagacctgtaacttcttctttaagaggctcctctgtcctccactcgttacctgtattaatggcacctgtttgaacttgttatcagtataaaagacagctgtccacaacctcaaacagtcacactccaaactccactatggccaagaccaaatagctgtcaaaggacaccagaaacaaaattgtagacctgcaccaggctgggaagactgaatctgcaataggtaagcagcttggtttgaagaaatcaactgtgggagcaattattaggaaatggaagacatacaagaccactgataatctccctcgatctggggctccacgcaagatctcaccacgtggggtcaaaatgatcacaagaacggtgagcaaaaaatcccagaaccacacgggggacctagtgaatgacctgcagagagctgggaccaaagtaacaaagcctaccatcagtaacacactatgccgccagggactcaaatcctgcagtgccagacgtgtccccctacttaagccagtacatgtccaggcctgtctgaagtttgctagagtgcatttggatgatccagaagaggattgggagaatgtcatatggtcagatgaaaccaaaatagaaccttttggtaaaaactcaactcgtcgtgtttggaggacaaagaatgctgagttgcatccaaagaacaccatacctactgtgaagcatgggggtggaaacatcatgctttggggctgtttttctgcaaagggaccaggacgactgatccgtgtaaaggaaagaatgaatggggccatgtatcgtgagattttgagtgaaaacctccttccatcagcaagggcattgaagatgaaacgtagctgggtctttcagcatgacaatgatcccaaacacaccgcccgggcaacgaagcagtggcttcgtaagaagcatttcaaggtcctggagtggcctagccagtcttcagatctcaaccccatagaaaatctttggagggagttgaaagtccgtgttgcccagcgacagccccaaaacatcactgcactagaggagatctgcatggaggaatgggccaaaataccagcaacagtgtgtgaaaaccttgtgaagacttacagaaaacgtttgacctgtgtcattgccaacaaagggtatataacaaagtattgagaaacttttgttattgaccaaatacttattttccaccataatttgcaaataaattcattacaaatcctacaatgtgattttctgaaattttttccctcattttgtctgtcatcgttgacgtgtacctatgatgaaaattacagacctctctcatctttttaagtgggagaacttgcacaattggtggcagactaaatactttttttcccccactgtaaaacagtacatcatataacattattacaccactacatatctacaatacaaaatgtataatagcaccatacaacaatattacaatatacgtgtgtgtagagtgttcATGCTAGCGTGTGCGTGgttatctttatttaaccagaaaCACTTGAGGTTAGACACCTCTTTTTCGATGGCGACCTGATCTACGCTGATATGCCAAACGGTCTCTCCAAGATATTATTCTGTAATATCTAACCTTGTACTTGATGCCAGACTTGAAGTAACCCAGGAAGGTGATAGATTCGTTGTTCTGCACCTCTCTGAACTGGACCGGGCCTCCGCCCAGGAAATCATCCAGCTGGGTGGTAAAGATGGCCGCCGCACCTTTCTCATCCTGAGAACTCTCACTTCCTGTGGTATCAGCCAATAGAGACAAGGGGAGTTGAGGAAGAAGACCAATGGGAAAGTCCATATGAACATACAGAACGGTGTAGgttgaagtttcccctaggtgctgtacttgggtcagtttagcatttgtcctactaatggttaaggttaggattgctgatcctagatctgtacataGGGGAAACTTCTCCCCGGAGCATACACAACATACAAGGGAGGAACCTTTCAGTCAATTATCAAATAGATAGGACAGGTGAACAGGCATGTATCTTTTGATAACGCTCATCACTATGTGGGCATTTCCTGCACGTATAGGATAGTGGTTAAAGGCTCAGCCTGAGTGACCCTGGTGGTAGGCTATATCAGTCGGGTAACCAGCTCTCGCTCTCACCCAGCCACATGTGGATGTAGTATGAGGGGGCAGCGGTGGTGTAGAGCAGAACGTAGCAGTCTCCGGTGAAGAAGTTCCCGTGGAGCTGTTTAAGAACCGGCTTCAGATCCATCTTCTCCACGCGCCACACCTGGAGACCAGGCTCCTTCCCTGCAGTCTGGAATTCCTTATGGAACACCATGGTTctggagaggaggaagagtaaCAAAGTAACATTTCATACTTGAGCTTGCCATATTTAGGACTTCAACAATATTATGTAATAGTAACCAAACCCTATCTCAAGCCACTACTCTACAAGCCATCTAACTATTACCGCCTTGATCTAATTCTCTGTGTTTGGTGAGTGCTATACAAGATGACTGTCATTATCACTGACAAACACAAAAAACCCTCAGTGATGTCAAAGATATGATGGAAACTTATGGCTCTTTATCACCTGTTATGGAGGCCTTTAAATCAAAacaaagtttattggttgcgtacacagatttgcgaATATTATCGCAGGTGCAACGAAATgcttgtttctagctccaacagtgcagtaatattttGCAATataataacaatacacacataatccaaaaatgtacaaaatatcagaacgagcaatatcagaacgagcaatatcAGAACAAGTAATATCAGAGTCCGTCTGGAGAGCGTCTGTAGTGGGAAAGGTTAATCTATGGTGCTAATAATTGTCACGCCTACTCCCACTCTCCCGCTTCAGCGCTGATGTTgctggtctactaaccaccggtcctggcaacccacattacgcacgcctggcaaccatcattacgcacacctgagCCCCATCGTTATGCACACCTGGACTTTATCATCACCTTAattactctccctttatttagccctcagtagcctcagtattcaggcagtattggttttgtttTCATGTCCAGTACGCTTCTCTCGTTTTGTATATATTCATGTTCTTTGTTATTAAACTCaccaactgcacctgcttcctgactccctgcgtctatGTTACAATAATGGAAGTAGATGTACCAAAGTAGGTTTCATAATACACTACTACTATGGTGTGCTGTCATATGTGTATGAGGATAATTACTGTACGTCACAAGTAAAATCGGTTAGCTCATGTTTGACTTCATGTCATATAGTTCCATTGAATCCTTATAGGATCCTTAATACACAACACAGGGCAAAGCTTCCCATTCTCAGTGAATGTTCTTTTCAGGTAAACAGAGGTTATTGTTGGCCCACCGAAGAAAAGGCCATATGAACAGTATTACTTACATAAGACAGGTGTGTGTTCTGTTGAATGGCCCACCGTAATGGCAGCAGATATCAAGGTGTCTGTTTGCAAAACAAATATTTGTTGGAGACCAATCATTCTTTTGTTGGACAGTATTTCTTTACTATGGATGTCTTCCAGTCCACATCATTAAAACAAAAAGGTTATGTCTGCTTGAATTTATAAACTCATGTGTGTGCAACCTACAATGCAAGTCAGACAACCTGTCTTTATTATGTCTCTCAGACTTAACATGAAACCTGTTACTTTACTATTATTACTCCTTTATTGAGAATTGTGTCTCTaagctttgtcccaaatggcaccctaatccctatatagtgcactacaattGACCAGAGTCCTAAATCTGTGTTGATCTAGGGTGGTGGTGCAAAGAAGAGAGTGAATCATCTGACCCTGAGTGACTCATGGGAGAACTTGGAACAGTAGCTCTCTCCTTAAACTGATGGTTTGGATGACTGATCCTTTTATCAACAACTCAGCAACAGTTTAAACAGTTTAAAGTTGCTACTTTTACACATAATGTAATGTAAGATTGAGACAAACGTGATAAGAATAGATTCTATATTTAATTCATTAATTAAATTCATATGAATTATCAGTCATTAGATTATTAAATTCACAATCTCATTGTGCAAAAACACATCAACATGCAGAGATACATGACAGATATGGACTGATTTATTTGTTCAATGTTAAAATCCTTGTCTATAATTTTTTCTACCTCATATACCAGTGTTTGTAACTTTCCATATTCTCTATTCAACATGTTGACACAACAACTCAATTAAGCAATCACGTGGAGAACTGTAGCCTACAGGTCTTTTCCACTCTGTTAATTCCTCTGCAAGATGTGCATTTTATGACTCACAGTACAAGCACTGTTTTTGCGTAGGTTTATTTCCTCCTGGATTCATGGGCGTCTAGCCAGCCAACACCCACTACAATATAAAGGCACAGTGGCAGTAAATTCACGAAATGTTGAATGAAATAGAAGCTTATCGAagttcttctttttttttttctcgaaCCAACAATTATTTTTCACTTCGCTTGGCCACGCTGTATGAATTAACATATTATTGACATCTATTTAAAAGAATAGCGAAAGACATCTAACCTAGGATACTTGAGATGAGTTTGCAGGGCAACTGCGATATGACAAAGAATAGATCTACCGGCAGCAGCATGCTACTTTAAAACCAATGAATCTGCTGATAAACATCTTTATAGTTTAGTTATCGTCTCTACAGAAGCTACAGAAATTAGTATGTCGCCTATTTTCCACTAACATAGGCTTTCTTTTCTTTCAGATCAATTTCATTTATGTACTTATTTTAACAAATATGTGTGTATCCTTATTGTATGAGAACAGCTGATGTATAGTTATAAAATGttgtattatttaaaaaaaaatacctgATAGTAGAAAACTCTCGAAGATGAACTCAGCGACAAAGGCAGTTTTGGATGTTGTGTAGTATTCCAGATTCTGAAAAGATTGAATGTGAGCGCGGATATTATATAGCTGGAGCTCTGCGCTCGGAAAG encodes:
- the scinla gene encoding scinderin like a, coding for MVFHKEFQTAGKEPGLQVWRVEKMDLKPVLKQLHGNFFTGDCYVLLYTTAAPSYYIHMWLGSESSQDEKGAAAIFTTQLDDFLGGGPVQFREVQNNESITFLGYFKSGIKYKQGGVASGFQHVVTNDMNVKRLLHIKGRRTIRATEVDMSWSSFNRGDCFIIDLGKDIFQWCGSECNHFERLKASQVAIDVRDNERNGRATLQMVEEGGEPLAVIDALGPKPNIPAGSPDDESVDRSNQKKGALYMISDAAGSMKASVVAQTCPFKQEMLSPSECYILDNGVDTKIFIWKGPSANTAERNAAMKAAEQFIKEKKYPRHTQVQVLPGGGETTLFKQFFCNWKDKDQTTGPGQAYSLGRIARVAQVPFDSSALHTNKTMAAQHGMVDDGSGKVQVWRVEDGDQVPVDPSSYGQFYGGDCYLVLYSYRLGGREQHIIYTWQGLKCTQDELAASAFLTVRLDDSMGGSPVQVRVTQGQEPAHLMSLFKGKPMVIHLGGTSRKGGQSRVGSTRLFHIRQSSTRATRAVEVEPSAAFLNTNDVFVLKSPNTVFLWRGVGATEEELAAAQYVTSFLGGGSATEVSEGKEPAGFWSALGGKKEYQTSRSLQKMVKPPRLFGCSNKTGRLIAEEVPGDFNQSDLATDDVMLLDTWDQIFLWIGNEANEVERTGSAKIAKDYVDSDPSGRQGIAITMIKQGMEPPTFTGWFQAWDPKMWETDPLERIRARF